The segment GAGGgctcacagggaaaaaaaaacaaaacaagtcatgCTGAAGGATGATTATGGAGCGATAACAGTTGTTTTATATGTTGAAAAGCATATAATGGACACAAAATACCACAATATAATAGCTAGTTTTAAAACATATAATTACACTGCACTGTTTTATATTCAGCTAAGGAATCTGAGTAAGCCATCATTGCTTTTGGCATCTTGTCTATGTAAAGCTCAGTTCCATAGGTTGTCTTTACCTTAACCCTCCCCCCAACAGCAGAACCACAAGCCTTGAGACAGCCTCCTGTGAGCTTGTGCTAATGATAAGGCACAGCACCACATGGAAAAAACAAGGTTGTTAAATAGCAGATGTCTGCACCAGCCCCCAGATGGGGTTGATAGTGTCATGGCTGGAGGTGATGCATTGCTGGATAAACGCTACATGTTAGTGGAAAATGTATGTGTCCTAATGAGGTGGAGGGGCTTGGGGCTGCAGCTGGTGGGAGAGGTGGATATTTAGTGTATACTGACCTCATATCCCACTCAGTCTGcgaaagacaaagaagaagtgAGGAGGGATTGCCTCTGAACACCGAGCTGGTATGTATGCcaaatatacatttaaacagTGGGGAAAGGGAAATGtagatcaataaataaactttcAGTGTTATCTGCAAAATACACATCTCTTACAGGTATATCCCAGTAACCCATTGGATTTGGTTATTGGGATAAAACCTCAATTTTGCATTAAATTGATGTTCTTAGTGTTTGTTGTCAGTAATCATGCAGACAGTGGTGCTTCTCCTCATCGTGGGGCTCGTTGATCTGAGCACGGGTCAGCGTTTCAGCCAACTCCAATGGCTGTCCCACCTGCGGGGACGCCGCCGCCACATTGCAAGTCACTGGACCACCAGCGAAGACTGCCCCCTGGAGTGTGACTGCCCCTCTAGCTTCCCCACGGCGATGTACTGTCACAGCCGCAACCTTCAGCACGTCCCCTACGTCCCCTCACATATAAAATATGTCTACCTGCAGCGTAACCAGATCACAGGCATCCAGGATGGGGTATTTGACAATGCCACCAACTTGGTGTGGGTTGTGCTGTTCCAGAACCAGCTCAGCTCAGACAAGATAGGCAAGAACGTCTTCAGCAAGCTCAAGAATCTCGATAAGCTCTACTTGAACCACAATGAGCTCACTCGAGTCCCGCCCAATTTGCCCAAGTGTATCACAGACCTGCGACTTGGCCACAACAAGATCTCGAAAATCCTTTCCAACTCATTTGAGGGGATGACCAACCTCACAAACCTTCAGCTTCGTTCAAACGTCATCGAAGAAGTTGGAGGTGCACTCAAGGGACTGAAGTCTCTGACCATGCTGGACATGAGGAAGAACAAACTGCGGAAGATCCCTGACCACCTCcctgagaggctgcagcagctttACCTGGAGTTTAACAGTATCGAGAGCGTACCGGTGGACTTTCTCCCCATGTATCCCAAACTGCAGTTTGTCAGGTTAGCCCACAACAAGCTGACAGACAAAGGGATTCCTTCCAACGTCTTCAATGTCAGCACGCTGGTCGAACTTGACCTCTCCCACAACAAACTGGAAAAGATCCCCACAGTCAGTAGGAGCCTAGAAAACCTTTATTTACAAGCCAATAAGATCAAAGGTATGACCACACCTCCAACTCTTAGTACTCATATACACTTAGAtttaactgtttgttttgtttcatactACACATTTTTCAAGTTTAGTAATCCTGAAATAACTTTTATTTGTACACTATACAAATGTCACAACAAAATATGTCACTTTAGGAATGTTAAAGGGACATTATAGTGCTATGTAAGAGATTAAAGATAACAATAAgcactgtaaactgtaaaaGCTTGATAAAAACTTACTGTTCAGTAGGGTGAGACCGAGGCTCATTGCCATATGCATCTCTCTGAGTCTGCACCTCACAAGATTCGTGTcaacatcaataaaaaaaaaaattaaaaaaaagctcaaagTGCTGGATGAAAATCAATATCTGTTAGAGTCTTAAATTATCCCAACAAATACACAGCTGTTCTGAGGTGTTGAATCCCTGTTATTTTTTACAGCTGGTTTCACCCGAGTTCATGGATACACCAGTCCTTTCTCTAGCATAGTGTGAGCCTCAGTTTGAACTGAGATGGTTTTTAAGAGCTtatgtcactgtgtttgtgcCCGTGACATAACAAATATCCTggtcaaaaataaacaacaaaaaaataaaaatattaaatcatttaaaaaaacaaaattatgccTGAGACATTAGTCTCTAAATACATTTAGAGGAACATCTTGTCTCTAT is part of the Myripristis murdjan chromosome 7, fMyrMur1.1, whole genome shotgun sequence genome and harbors:
- the fmodb gene encoding fibromodulin produces the protein MQTVVLLLIVGLVDLSTGQRFSQLQWLSHLRGRRRHIASHWTTSEDCPLECDCPSSFPTAMYCHSRNLQHVPYVPSHIKYVYLQRNQITGIQDGVFDNATNLVWVVLFQNQLSSDKIGKNVFSKLKNLDKLYLNHNELTRVPPNLPKCITDLRLGHNKISKILSNSFEGMTNLTNLQLRSNVIEEVGGALKGLKSLTMLDMRKNKLRKIPDHLPERLQQLYLEFNSIESVPVDFLPMYPKLQFVRLAHNKLTDKGIPSNVFNVSTLVELDLSHNKLEKIPTVSRSLENLYLQANKIKEFSLGSFCRVVDMTNFSRLRVLRLDANQISVKDIPAEAAYCLRLAASIDL